One Anopheles marshallii chromosome 3, idAnoMarsDA_429_01, whole genome shotgun sequence genomic region harbors:
- the LOC128711243 gene encoding mitochondrial enolase superfamily member 1-like — protein MGKDRCLHITTLQAKDIRWPTSLGAHGSDAMHTDPDYSCVYVTIATAEGPVGYGMTFTLGRGTDIVLLAVRAMRRLVEGRTTASIFERFGQFWRELTSDSQLRWIGPEKGVTHLAVAAIINALWDLWGRMRNVPVWRLLAEMEPEELVSTIDFRYIEDVITPEEAVALLRETKATRGERIQHLLKTGYPAYTTQIGWLGYSDETIRELCRKYLAAGFKAFKMKVGQDLQNDIERCKLVREEIGWDNQFMIDANQTWNVPTAIEWVKTLKDFKPLWIEEPTSPDDVLGHAKIAAALREYSIGVATGEMCANRVMFKQFMQANAFEFCQIDSARIGGVNEILAVYLMAKKLEMKVCPHAGGVGLCEMVQHLQMWDYCSVSCTMEERMVEFVDQQHDQFVYPAKINENACYVAPSMPGYSTELKEEAIAQFEYPHGTEWKRMFGEGIFTQENY, from the exons atgggGAAAGATCGTTGTCTGCACATCACCACTCTGCAAGCAAAGGACATCCGTTGGCCAACCTCACTGGGAGCACACGGCTCCGATGCGATG CACACGGATCCCGATTATTCCTGCGTTTATGTGACGATCGCAACAGCCGAGGGTCCTGTAGGGTATGGCATGACGTTTACACTTGGCCGTGGTACGGATATAGTGCTGCTCGCCGTCCGTGCCATGAGGCGTCTTGTCGAGGGTCGTACGACGGCTAGTATTTTCGAACGTTTCGGACAGTTTTGGCGTGAACTGACGAGCGATTCGCAGCTCCGTTGG ATCGGGCCGGAGAAAGGTGTGACGCATCTGGCGGTTGCCGCGATCATTAACGCGCTGTGGGACCTTTGGGGTCGTATGCGTAACGTTCCGGTGTGGCGTCTGCTGGCAGAAATGGAACCCGAG GAGTTGGTTTCAACGATAGATTTTCGATACATTGAAGATGTCATCACTCCTGAGGAGGCAGTTGCTCTGCTGCGTGAAACGAAAGCAACCCGGGGCGAACGCATCCAGCATCTTCTTAAAACCGGATACCCAGCGTACACAACTCAAATAG GATGGCTTGGATATAGTGATGAAACGATCCGTGAGCTCTGCAGGAAGTATCTTGCAGCGGGTTTCAAGGCTTTCAAGATGAAAGTGGGCCAAGATTTGCAGAACGATATAGAACGGTGTAAGCTGGTGCGGGAAGAAATCGGATGGGATAACCAGTTT ATGATTGATGCTAATCAAACTTGGAATGTCCCAACTGCCATCGAATGGGTTAAAACGTTGAAAGATTTTAAACCGCTGTGGATCGAGGAACCAACCTCCCCGGATGATGTGCTGGGTCATGCCAAAATTGCTGCAGCATTAAG GGAGTATTCTATCGGTGTAGCTACCGGAGAGATGTGTGCCAATCGTGTCATGTTCAAGCAATTCATGCAGGCAAATGCTTTCGAGTTTTGTCAAATAGATTCAGCTCGCATCGGAGGAGTAAACGAGATACTGGCCGTATATTTGATGGCCAAAAAGCTCGAAA TGAAAGTATGCCCTCATGCTGGTGGTGTCGGACTGTGCGAAATGGTACAACATTTGCAAATGTGGGATTACTGTTCTGTTTCGTGTACGATGGAAGAACGTATGGTGGAGTTTGTCGATCAGCAACACGACCAATTTGTATACCCggcaaagataaatgaaaacgCATGCTACGTAGCTCCAAGCATGCCGGGGTACTCTACAGAGCTGAAGGAAGAAGCCATTGCGCAGTTTGAATATCCTCACGGAACAGAGTGGAAACGCATGTTTGGTGAAGGAATTTTTACTCAAGAAAATTACTGA
- the LOC128711241 gene encoding uncharacterized protein LOC128711241, whose protein sequence is MDNLDQLADDELRLRLVQYGFPNLPVTTTTRKILIKKLRHHIDSENQKLRRESSKAARYSSGEESDGNDGRKTATAAQRKMYAANTVRSQRATVAAPAGVGSSVSMPPPPPTNVVRSSMTRVPISISSVASSASTPHSVSSSSNNSFVGANGAGPNHHRSNKNSSHSSPVGSTVYISPLIVHDSEEEDYIPTLHTGARGGKEAFLRSIGSTSLTPTSHSSLFRKTSLATGNITPPSANSSMYSNIGGSADNNSSGGGSGLLNDSNGSNGGGTGDLPYVSEYTKRLMQLRGETVSQENYNSAIGGIIGRRSMNNNMPPSQRYSAASSHLHSIRTNHQQLPSATGGGGGGILHHPMRSSHPHPLNSKSTPGTASSPLGNSGSIIAGNHIRQRYSRLSGTNEFNENDIVTHAQPAPEPPGIPFRVAIGNFITRLDEHYGFKQTFIPCALLGLLGVFLFSVIFMYLTISTDLASTLNSIDTRYEVCEDDVHGLAATSCVFATDVEPALELLKLIGSELKARVEQHHCRRDDKAPVSGLMSAGEVLKYAKEHSPSVLIPQLSRHLHAMEYLIDRNPQWHINHCDAGGEPITYEGVLERRSTRSNHFTILSPKLPFTCTLYNKFQKFFVIVGGLALVAILAFAGNYFLKFVLYVKQKRRDQVNRLISEIIHAVSQAAANASEAANKDGTISAQQAGVVINHLRDRLLGMPNRRKHTWAWNEALGFLEQHESRIAFEVATIGGEDFKIMRWIDSVPLVSGGAAGSPGSSRLGGGSTGGSTTAKKWQGPAFDNSNKIHDPPTPCLKIRQMFDKYEVNDPNLKTIVQDAILEKLGGRCKIYDIQLDRSSCCVYVRCASAKDAGIVHDEINGWWFDNRLVSIKFLRLERYLQRFPRSLAGPACLKPSNKNNSSMSHQLALNSNNNGSAAGRYASNGNRGGNRDDLDTDPEEYDDGEGEEDGEEEEDEEELVAAAARTGTNNRHSASGAGRRSRRQERHEDEENDE, encoded by the exons ATGGACAATCTGGACCAGCTCGCCGACGACGAGCTGCGGCTTCGACTGGTGCAATACGGCTTTCCGAACCTTCCGGTAACGACGACCACGCGCAAAATATTGATCAAAAAGCTTCGCCACCATATCGATTCCGAGAATCAGAAGCTGCGCCGGGAATCTTCGAAAGCGGCACGTTACAGTTCTGGGGAGGAATCGGACGGTAACGATGGGCGGAAGACTGCGACCGCCGCACAGCGTAAAATGTATGCCGCCAACACGGTGCGAAGTCAACGAGCTACCGTAGCAGCTCCGGCGGGAGTGGGAAGTTCCGTATCGATGCCTCCACCTCCGCCGACGAACGTCGTCCGGTCGAGTATGACGCGCGTCCCAATAAGCATATCATCAGTAGCATCATCAGCGTCTACGCCGCATAGTgttagcagcagtagcaataATAGTTTTGTAGGAGCGAACGGTGCCGGACCCAATCATCATCGTAGCAATAAGAACTCATCCCATTCGTCGCCCGTTGGCAGCACAGTATACATCTCGCCGCTGATCGTGCATGACAGCGAAGAGGAGGACTATATACCAACGCTACATACGGGTGCGAGAGGTGGTAAGGAAGCATTCTTACGGAGCATTG GCAGTACATCGTTGACGCCTACTTCGCACAGTTCGCTGTTCCGGAAGACGTCTCTAGCAACCGGCAACATAACACCGCCGTCTGCCAACAGCAGCATGTACAGCAACATCGGTGGTAGTGCGGACAATAATAGCAGCGGTGGTGGGAGTGGTCTACTGAACGACTCCAACGGTTCGAACGGTGGCGGTACGGGTGATTTGCCGTACGTGAGCGAGTACACCAAGCGATTGATGCAGCTGCGTGGGGAAACGGTTTCCCAGGAGAACTACAATAGTGCCATCGGTGGCATCATAGGACGCCGGAGTATGAATAACAACATGCCGCCCTCTCAACGATACAGTGCCGCTTCCAGTCATCTGCATTCGATACGAACGAACCATCAGCAACTACCATCGGCAactggtggaggaggaggaggaattCTTCACCATCCGATGCGCTCAAGTCATCCGCATCCGTTGAACAGTAAAAGCACGCCGGGTACGGCGTCATCGCCTTTGGGTAACTCTGGTTCGATAATCGCTGGCAATCACATCCGCCAGCGATACAGCCGCCTGTCGGGGACGAATGAGTTCAACGAAAACGATATTGTAACTCACGCACAACCTGCACCGGAACCGCCCGGCATCCCGTTCCGCGTAGCGATAGGCAACTTCATCACTCGATTGGACGAGCATTACGGCTTCAAACAAACGTTCATCCCCTGTGCGCTGCTGGGCCTGTTGGGCGTGTTTCTCTTTTCGGTGATATTCATGTACTTGACCATCAGCACCGATCTAGCCAGTACGTTAAACTCTATCGACACGCGGTACGAAGTATGCGAGGATGACGTCCATGGGCTGGCTGCCACCAGCTGCGTCTTTGCCACGGACGTTGAACCTGCCTTGGAGCTACTGAAGCTAATCGGCAGCGAACTGAAGGCACGCGTCGAACAGCATCATTGCCGACGGGACGATAAAGCACCCGTTTCCGGACTAATGTCCGCCGGAGAGGTCCTCAAATATGCCAAGGAGCACTCACCGTCCGTTCTGATACCGCAGCTATCGCGACACCTGCACGCAATGGAATATCTCATCGACCGTAATCCTCAGTGGCACATTAACCATTGCGATGCAGGCGGAGAGCCGATCACGTACGAGGGTGTGCTGGAAAGGCGTTCTACGCGCTCGAATCACTTCACCATCCTCAGCCCGAAGCTACCGTTCACGTGTACGCTGTACAACAAGTTCCAGAAGTTCTTCGTGATCGTTGGTGGTTTGGCGCTGGTGGCGATTCTCGCGTTCGCCGGCAACTACTTCCTGAAGTTCGTGCTGTACGTGAAACAGAAGCGCCGTGATCAGGTAAATCGATTAATCAGTGAGATAATACATGCGGTTAGCCAGGCGGCAGCGAATGCTTCCGAGGCGGCGAACAAGGATGGAACGATCTCAGCGCAGCAGGCGGGCGTTGTTATCAACCATCTGCGGGATCGTCTTTTGGGGATGCCAAATCGGCGTAAGCATACATGGGCGTGGAACGAAGCGCTCGGCTTTTTAGAACAGCACGAAAGTCGCATCGCATTCGAGGTCGCAACGATCGGTGGCGAAGACTTCAAGATAATGCGCTGGATCGATAGTGTGCCGTTGGTAAGCGGAGGAGCAGCGGGCAGCCCTGGATCTTCCCGGTTGGGCGGTGGGTCTACCGGCGGTAGCACCACGGCCAAGAAGTGGCAAGGTCCAGCGTtcgacaacagcaacaagatACACGATCCGCCGACACCTTGCCTCAAGATTCGGCAAATGTTCGACAAGTACGAGGTGAACGATCCAAACCTGAAGACGATCGTGCAGGACGCTATTCTGGAGAAGTTGGGCGGTCGTTGCAAGATCTACGACATTCAGCTCGACCGAAGTAGCTGCTGCGTGTACGTGCGATGTGCCTCGGCGAAGGATGCCGGCATTGTACATGACGAGATCAATGGCTGGTGGTTCGACAATCGGCTAGTGTCGATCAAGTTCCTGCGGCTGGAACGATACCTGCAGCGGTTCCCGCGCTCGCTCGCCGGGCCGGCCTGTCTGAAGCCATCGAACAAGAACAACTCGTCCATGAGTCATCAATTGGCGCTGAACAGTAACAACAACGGTAGTGCGGCTGGGCGTTACGCGAGTAACGGTAACAGAGGCGGCAATCGAGATGACCTCGACACCGATCCCGAAGAGTACGATGATGGCGAAGGTGAGGAGGACGGtgaagaggaagaagatgaAGAGGAGCTGGTGGCAGCGGCAGCTAGAACCGGGACTAACAATCGTCACAGTGCCTCCGGTGCTGGGCGGCGTTCTAGACGCCAGGAACGGCACGAAGATGAGGAAAACGACGAGTAG